The sequence TCTTCAAACCTAAAATTCCGATCGAAGATTTAATCTTTTTGATTGTTGTTGGCTTAAAAATCTTGACTTTAAGGTATGTTCATGCAACTTATTCATATATTTTCATTCCCCTTGTCTTATTTTCTTTTAATTTGTTTGTGCGTGTTATGTGTGTTGTTTAAATGCCTCAATAGGTTCCAAAATCAAATTTACATGGATCAAAAGATATGGTTTGATTTGTCGCATAAGATAAACAGTTCTTTTTATGACattttgaattatgaatgtttcaGGATTCATTTTAGGTTGAATTGAAGGAAAAAAGTATATGGTTTGCTAAATAAAGTTTGTATCTTTTGAATTTTTAAACCTTCTATTTGAAGGATGTCTTGTTGTGGTGGTTCCGAAGAGGATGATTATAGCGGTGGGCCTTCAAATAATATCGCAACCGCACCACCTCGAGGAGGAGGACCACCTTATGGAGGTAACAAAACTGTTATAATATTCATGTTTCGACATGTTCTTACATGCTTAGCAGATATATATGTGAGTATGATTTATCTTGTGTTAAAAGTTTGCaactttttaataaaaagtttttaTGTTTTAGGGAGTGATAGAGGAGAGCCAAGGGGTGCGGGACCCGCAAGAGGTGGGGCTCCTCAAAAACCGTTGCCAATTGAAACACCAGAAGTATCGTTGAATGAGTTAAATAGGATAACAAATAATTTCGGTCAAAAGTCTTTGGTTGGTGAAGGTTCATATGGTCGGGTTTTTTATGGAAAGCTAAGTAGTGAAGAAGAAGTAGCAGTAAAGAAGCTCGATACCAGTTCTTCACCTGAGCCCGATAATGATTTTGTATCCCAGGTTTGATTTTACATAATTCATTCATGATTTTGTATCCCAGGTTTATTTATGTAACTAATTAATGCAAATTTAcgcagttatcaatagtttcaaggTTTAAAAATGAGTATTTTGTTGAGTTGCTCGGTTATTGTTTAGAAGGAAACAACCGCATATTGATATATCAATATGCAACAATGGGTTCTTTGCATGATGTATTACATGGTACGTCACTACGTACagttcttttttatatatattttgttctCGTGGTCTCATTTTTAATACGAGTAATAAATTTGGTGTAATTTTGCGTATTATGAATCGATAGGGAGAAAGGGTGTGCAAGGTGCGGAACCTGGTCCCGTTCTCAGTTGGCCTCAGAGAGTTAAAATTGCATATGGTGCAGCAAGAGGTTTAGAGTATTTACATGAAAAGGTTCAACCTTCGATTGTACATAGAGATGTTCGGTCCAGCAACGTTTTATTGTTTGATGATTTTCAAACTAAGATTGCCGATTTCAATTTGAGCAATCAGTCGTCTGACACTGCAGCTCGATTGCATTCTACTAGGGTGTTGGGAACTTTTGGTTACCATGCTCCAGAGTATGTTTTTCTTGATTCTTAAGAGCCTGCACTTAATATTTTTGGTTAATTATTTTGTTCTAAGTGGACTGTTGGGTGGGTCATGTAGGGTTGATGACACGTTGAAATGGGTAACTTTTTTTTGTGGGTTGACCCGTAATGTTTTTGAAATGGGTCAACCCGAAAcgtttattttaatattttttatatatagttaGTGTATTAAATATGGTTAATGCTATCTTATTTTAGAAGGATGCATGCGTTAGAAATACACGATCAGTGAACTTTTGACCTGCTTGCCCCGTTCAACGTGTTTTCTTTGAAGCTGAGTATTTTAATTTGACCCATTAGAGAAGCATACGTAACTGGGTGAAAGCTGCCACCTTTTAGTTATTTCATGACCCGGGTTTTATTTGCTTAATTTGCTTGTTCACCATTAGGCATTAGTAGTAAACAATGTTTATTTTTGAGtttttaattgtaagcattttatCCAACACTTCATAATATACTTTTTTTGATCCAGGTATGCAATGACAGGGCAGATAACTCAAAAGAGTGATGTTTATAGTTTCGGAGTTGTTCTTTTAGAACTTTTAACAGGAAGGAAACCGGTTGACCACACAATGCCTAAAGGTCAACAAAGTCTCGTTACATGGGTACGTCTTGATAAAGTTCTCGACTATTAGTCATATACCTAAAATGCCCTTTAATAATGAAAAGAGAAGAAATGTGTAGAGGAAGTAACAAATTTTTCGTTATAACATGGTTGAACACATTGTGCTCATGTTGCACGATCTGCTTGTTACAGGCAACACCAAGATTAAGTGAAGATAAAGTAAAGCAATGCGTTGATCCAAAGTTAAGCAATGACTACCCTCCAAAGGCGGTTGCTAAGGTCCGTTTAATGACACTACTAAATGTTGCAAAATGGGCGGGCCAAG comes from Rutidosis leptorrhynchoides isolate AG116_Rl617_1_P2 chromosome 4, CSIRO_AGI_Rlap_v1, whole genome shotgun sequence and encodes:
- the LOC139840311 gene encoding probable protein kinase At2g41970 codes for the protein MSCCGGSEEDDYSGGPSNNIATAPPRGGGPPYGGSDRGEPRGAGPARGGAPQKPLPIETPEVSLNELNRITNNFGQKSLVGEGSYGRVFYGKLSSEEEVAVKKLDTSSSPEPDNDFVSQLSIVSRFKNEYFVELLGYCLEGNNRILIYQYATMGSLHDVLHGRKGVQGAEPGPVLSWPQRVKIAYGAARGLEYLHEKVQPSIVHRDVRSSNVLLFDDFQTKIADFNLSNQSSDTAARLHSTRVLGTFGYHAPEYAMTGQITQKSDVYSFGVVLLELLTGRKPVDHTMPKGQQSLVTWATPRLSEDKVKQCVDPKLSNDYPPKAVAKMAAVAALCVQYEADFRPNMTIVVKALQPLYHQKPAGPESHAS